One part of the Triplophysa dalaica isolate WHDGS20190420 chromosome 25, ASM1584641v1, whole genome shotgun sequence genome encodes these proteins:
- the ndufs6 gene encoding NADH dehydrogenase [ubiquinone] iron-sulfur protein 6, mitochondrial, with product MAATLPRVLSFGKNTRSLLNVIKVSAAPSQRYSVDVSKDGEKITHTGQVYDPNDVRKARFVGRKKEVNENFAINLVAEEPVTHIESRVVSCDGGGGALGHPKVYINLDKETKIGTCGYCGLQFKQTHHH from the exons ATGGCGGCCACCCTACCAAGAGTCCTGTCCTTCGGTAAAAATACGAGGTCTTTGCTTAACGTTATCAAGGTATCTGCTGCTCCATCTCAACGATATAGCGTTGATGTGTCAAAAGATGGGGagaaaataacacacacagGGCAG GTCTATGACCCAAATGACGTAAGAAAGGCTAGATTCGTAGGTAGAAAAAAAGAG GTGAATGAAAACTTTGCCATCAACCTGGTTGCTGAAGAGCCAGTGACGCATATAGAGTCAAGAGTTGTGTCCTGTGATGGGGGTGGAGGTGCTCTTGGTCATCCCAAGGTTTACATCAACCTG GACAAGGAGACCAAAATTGGCACATGTGGATACTGTGGGTTGCAGTTTAAGCAGACACATCATCATTGA